The sequence below is a genomic window from Candidatus Methanoplasma termitum.
CCGTAAGGTCCACACTCGGTCCGAAAGGAATGGACAAAATGCTCGTGAACACCATCGGCGATGTCGTGATCACGAACGACGGAGTAACGATCCTTAAGGAGATCGAAGTACAGCACCCGGCGGCAAAGATGGTCGTAGAGGTTGCAAAGACACAGGACAACGAGTGCGGGGACGGAACGACCACCGCAGTCGTGCTCGCAGGAGAACTTCTCAAACAGTCGGAAGAACTCATCAACGCAAAGATCCACCCCACTGTTATCACCAACGGATACAGGATGGCGGCGGAGAAAGCGACCGAGATCATGAATGATATCGCAGTCGATGCGACCAAGGACGACGTCCTCAAAAAGGTCGCAGTCACCTCGCTGACAGGCAAATCGGTAGGCGAAGAGTACGAAAAGCTCGCAGAAATGATCGTGAAAGCGGTGAAAGCGGTCGCTGAAGACGGAAAGGTCGACACAGACAACGTCCGCGTAGAGAAGAAGATAGGCGGAGTCATCGGCGACACATACCTTGTTGAGGGTGTTGTCGTCGACAAAGAGGCTGTGCACTCACGCATGCCTAAGACAGTGTCCAACGCAAAGATCGCACTTTTTGCCGCTTCATTGGAAGTAAAGAAAACAGAGTTCGATGCGCAGATACAGATCACTGACCCCGCCTCGATGTCGAAATTCCTCAACGAGGAAGAGAACGCAATGAAAGCTCTTGTCGACAAGATCAAAGAGGTCGGAGCAAATGTTGTGTTCTCCTCAAAAGGCGTAGATGAGCTTGTGCAGCACTACCTCGCAAAAGCCGGAATACTCGGATACAGAAGGCTCAAACAGAGCGATCTCGATGCGATCGCGAAAGCTACAGGCGGAACAGTCGTCGGCAGCGTCATGGAGATAACCAAGAAAGACCTCGGAAC
It includes:
- the thsA gene encoding thermosome subunit alpha codes for the protein MYANGNQPIIVLKEGTERTKDKEAQFNNIAAAKAVGDAVRSTLGPKGMDKMLVNTIGDVVITNDGVTILKEIEVQHPAAKMVVEVAKTQDNECGDGTTTAVVLAGELLKQSEELINAKIHPTVITNGYRMAAEKATEIMNDIAVDATKDDVLKKVAVTSLTGKSVGEEYEKLAEMIVKAVKAVAEDGKVDTDNVRVEKKIGGVIGDTYLVEGVVVDKEAVHSRMPKTVSNAKIALFAASLEVKKTEFDAQIQITDPASMSKFLNEEENAMKALVDKIKEVGANVVFSSKGVDELVQHYLAKAGILGYRRLKQSDLDAIAKATGGTVVGSVMEITKKDLGTAGLVEEKMVGEDGMAFITKCKNPKAVTIFLRGGTEHVLEEVERAVHDAIRTVGITYEDKKVVAGGGAPEIELCLRLSEYASTVGGREQLAIEKFAKAMEIIPWTLAENSGLDSIDSIIKLKNAHEKKKDGKYYGIDLSTGDAVDMLKLNVVEPLRVKTQAISAAAEVANMVLRIDDVIAARRNTAPPQMPGGPGGPGGGMPPGMM